The following coding sequences lie in one Glycine max cultivar Williams 82 chromosome 19, Glycine_max_v4.0, whole genome shotgun sequence genomic window:
- the LOC100807002 gene encoding protein NRT1/ PTR FAMILY 5.2 has product MAVIEEKGPSSGNEDYTQDGTVDLKGRPVLRSKTGKWKACSFIVGYEVFERMAFYGIQSNLVIYLTNKLHEGTVTASNNVSNWVGAVWMMPLAGAYIADAHLGRYKTFVIASCIYILGMCLLTLAVSLPALRPSPCDQGQNCPRASSLQYGIFFLALYIVAIGTGGTKPNISTMGADQFDEFEPKERSHKLSFFNWWFFSIFFGTLFSNTFLVYLQDNKGWAIGYGLPTLGLVISVVVFLVGTPFYRHKLPSGSPVTRMLQVYVAAGSNWKLHVPDDPKELHELSIEEYASNGRNRIDRSSSLSFLDKAAIKTGQTSPWMLCTVTQVEETKQMTKLIPLLLTTIIPSTLVVQASTLFVKQGTTLDRSMGPHFQIPPACLNAFVTISMLITIVVYDRAFVPAIRRYTKNPRGITMLQRLGIGLVMHVFIMIIACFAERRRLKVARENHLFGLHDTIPLTIFILLPQYALGGVADNFVEVAKIEIFYDQAPDGMKSLGTAYFTTTLGIGSFLSSFLLSTVADVTKRHGHNGWILNNLNVSRLDYYYAFMAVLSFLNFLCFLVVAKFFVYNVDVTQTKSGSEINPSSSQEQDNTGISPSIPQPDGKS; this is encoded by the exons ATGGCAGTGATAGAAGAAAAAGGCCCTTCAAGTGGGAACGAGGATTACACTCAAGATGGCACAGTGGACCTAAAGGGTAGACCCGTTTTGAGATCAAAGACGGGAAAATGGAAAGCTTGTTCCTTCATAGTAG GGTATGAAGTGTTTGAGAGGATGGCCTTCTACGGGATACAATCAAACCTAGTGATATATCTAACTAATAAGCTCCATGAGGGCACTGTGACAGCTTCAAACAACGTTAGCAACTGGGTGGGTGCAGTGTGGATGATGCCACTGGCAGGAGCTTACATAGCCGATGCCCATCTTGGCCGATATAAGACCTTTGTAATTGCGTCATGCATCTATATTCTG GGAATGTGTCTGTTGACTCTAGCAGTTTCACTACCAGCTCTGAGGCCATCACCATGTGACCAAGGCCAGAATTGCCCACGGGCATCGTCATTGCAGTATGGTATTTTCTTCTTGGCCCTTTACATCGTTGCAATAGGCACAGGGGGAACCAAGCCCAACATTTCTACCATGGGAGCTGACCAATTTGATGAGTTTGAGCCCAAAGAGAGATCCCACAAGCTTTCCTTCTTCAATTGGTGGTTCTTTAGTATTTTCTTTGGTACCCTTTTCTCCAACACTTTCTTGGTATACTTACAAGACAATAAGGGTTGGGCCATTGGGTATGGCCTTCCCACCCTTGGGCTTGTTATTTCAGTAGTGGTGTTTCTGGTAGGAACTCCATTTTATAGACACAAATTGCCATCAGGTAGCCCAGTAACAAGGATGCTTCAGGTATATGTTGCTGCTGGGAGCAACTGGAAGCTGCATGTCCCAGACGATCCGAAAGAGCTACATGAGCTGAGCATTGAAGAGTATGCAAGTAATGGGAGAAACAGAATTGATCGGAGCTCCTCATTGAG TTTCCTTGACAAAGCAGCTATAAAGACTGGCCAAACATCACCATGGATGCTTTGCACAGTGACCCAAGTAGAGGAAACCAAGCAAATGACAAAACTGATTCCTCTCTTGCTTACAACGATTATTCCAAGCACCTTGGTAGTTCAAGCGAGCAcactctttgtcaaacaaggcACCACACTAGACAGGAGTATGGGACCCCATTTCCAAATCCCCCCGGCATGTCTCAACGCATTTGTTACCATCTCCATGCTGATAACCATCGTTGTCTACGACCGAGCTTTCGTTCCCGCTATCCGGCGCTACACGAAGAACCCCAGAGGGATCACAATGCTGCAGAGACTCGGCATTGGACTTGTGATGCATGTCTTCATAATGATCATTGCATGCTTTGCTGAAAGAAGGAGACTCAAGGTTGCAAGAGAAAACCACCTCTTTGGTCTGCATGATACAATTCCTCTCACTATTTTCATCCTCTTACCTCAGTATGCTTTGGGAGGGGTTGCTGATAACTTTGTTGAAGTTGCCAAGATAGAGATATTCTATGATCAAGCACCAGATGGCATGAAAAGTCTTGGAACAGCATATTTCACGACCACCTTAGGTATTGGAAGTTTTCTCAGCAGTTTTCTTCTGTCAACTGTTGCTGATGTCACCAAGAGACATGGCCACAATGGTTGGATTTTGAATAATCTAAACGTCTCCcgtttagattattattatgctTTCATGGCTGTACTTAGCTTTCTCAACTTTCTCTGCTTTTTGGTTGTTGCCAAGTTCTTTGTCTATAATGTTGATGTTACACAAACCAAATCCGGCTCGGAGATTAACCCCTCTTCATCACAGGAACAGGACAATACTGGAATAAGCCCAAGTATCCCACAACCAGATGGCAAATCCTAG
- the LOC100808067 gene encoding uncharacterized protein, which produces MGCFLHCFGSSKSTKPRRKAHHHHRLARDRLEQCSIQDYSETVVIGTASQEVQAKPLEQINVSPKKKVTFDVNVKTYEPDEVADFQLEKSEEGGEESALVEKLSRTKSYSEESSVTSAGSYTTNHRYHNCTCSDDEDGAMEYWDSDVTDEDEDEDDDGGDSDMGEEYDEVEEDFEDGIVYSRSRNGDNQVVVGEVESPILMHDKDLKSIGLNPNVRDRSVYVLSVMNPVENLTQWKAVKAKRAPPLASQKENLVLNQESRSAFAAETPKKLNREIAVDASLSNWLGSSETTPVSKGLYVGTLERSSSQGSNSVVSHENRPILGALTVEELKHFSASSSPRKSPKDEMPIIGSVGGYAEDSGSANRVRSRRVHLK; this is translated from the exons ATGGGTTGTTTTCTTCATTGCTTTGGTTCCTCCAAGAGCACAAAACCTAGGCGCAAGGCACACCATCACCAT CGACTCGCTAGAGACAGGTTAGAGCAATGCTCTATTCAGGATTACTCCGAAACGGTGGTAATTGGCACTGCATCACAAGAAGTCCA GGCTAAACCTTTGGAGCAGATAAACGTGAGCCCCAAAAAGAAAGTAACTTTTGATGTCAATGTGAAAACGTACGAGCCTGATGAAGTTGCTGATTTCCAACTTGAGAAAAGTGAAGAGGGTGGAGAGGAAAGTGCTTTGGTTGAAAAGTTAAGCCGAACAAAGTCTTACTCTGAAGAAAGTTCGGTGACTTCAGCGGGGTCTTACACTACAAACCATAGGTACCACAATTGTACGTgtagtgatgatgaagatggAGCAATGGAGTATTGGGATAGTGATGTTACTGATGAGGATGAGGATGAGGATGATGATGGTGGTGATAGTGACATGGGAGAAGAGTATGATGAAGTGGAAGAGGACTTTGAAGATGGAATAGTGTACTCAAGGTCAAGAAATGGTGATAATCAAGTGGTTGTTGGAGAGGTGGAAAGTCCAATTCTAATGCATGATAAGGATTTGAAGTCAATTGGGTTGAACCCAAATGTTCGAGATAGGAGTGTGTATGTTCTTTCTGTGATGAACCCTGTGGAGAACCTCACTCAATGGAAAGCAGTTAAGGCTAAAAGGGCACCCCCATTGGCGTCTCAGAAGGAGAATTTGGTTTTGAATCAAGAGTCTAGATCTGCATTTGCTGCAGAAACTCCTAAGAAGTTGAACCGAGAAATCGCGGTTGATGCTAGCCTTTCAAATTGGCTGGGTTCATCAGAAACTACACCTGTTAGCAAAGGTTTGTACGTGGGTACCCTGGAGAGGAGCAGCTCACAAGGCTCAAATTCAGTGGTGAGCCATGAAAATAGGCCTATTTTAGGTGCATTGACAGTTGAAGAGCTCAAACATTTTTCCGCTTCTTCTTCGCCAAGAAAATCACCAAAGGATGAGATGCCCATTATAGGCAGTGTTGGGGGCTATGCCGAGGATTCTGGCTCAGCAAATCGAGTAAGATCAAGAAGGGTACATTTGAAGTGA